In Phycisphaeraceae bacterium, the genomic stretch AATCAACCAATATCGACAGATGGAAAAAGTCTGAATCAACACTTGATCCCGCACATGTTAAGTCTAAGCCTGAATAATCACATGAAACTCGCAGGAGAGGTGGTACTGGCTAGATAACGATTGCGATCGACGCGAGGAATATGCGTCACCCTGAGGAATGTGGACATGATTAAAGCTAATCCTGACGTCACGCCAAAGATCAAAGCGTTGATTGACGGTGTTGAGGTGAATGTTTCAGCGGGGACCACCATCCTCACCGCATTACGGTCTTTAGGTAAGGAAGTGCCGACGCTTTGCTATTCCGACCGCCTTGCTCCATACGGGGCGTGTCGCACTTGTCTAGTCGAGGTTGAAGGTCGCAAGCCAGTCGCATCATGCCATACACCTGTTGCAGCTGGTGCGCATTACAAAACCCATACGCCGCTACTCACGCGCCTTCGCAGAAATATCACCGAGCTGATTGTCAGCGACCACCCTCTTGAATGTCTGGATTGCACCGCCAACGGTCGATGTGACCTCCAGAAGTTAGCGCAGCAGGTTGGACTGCGCACGCCGCGTTATGAAAACCCGCGTGTACACACGCCTCCCAACGATGATTCGCATCCCTTCATCAAGCTGGAGATGAGCAAGTGTATCGGTTGCGGCAAATGCGCACGAGCGTGCGATGAAATTCAAGGATCATTTATTCTCGGAATGTCCGGCCGTGGGTATGACGTAAAAGTCATCGCAGGCAACGATACCAGTTTTGAAAAAGCTGATTGCGTCAGTTGCGGGCAATGTGTCTATGAGTGCCCGGTTGCTGCACTCGAAGAACCGGGAACGCGTCTCTTTGGCTTGCCGGATAAACAGGTGGCAACGACCTGCTCGTACTGCGGCGTAGGTTGCTCGTTGATCGTCAATGTGAAAGATGGCAGCGTCGTCAATATCGAACCCAACCCCAAAGGCTCCGCCAACAAAGGCCACACTTGTGTAAAAGGCCGATTCGCTCATCAATTTGCCCATTCAAAGGACCGCCTTCACACACCGTTGATCAAGGTGCGTAACGCGGATGGCTCCTCCGGCGGTTTTCGTGAGGCGTCCTGGGACGAAGCTCTGGATTTGATTGCCCGAGAATTTACGAAGACAAAACAAAAGTACGGCCCGGATAGCTTTGCGGCTATCAGTTCATCTCGCTGCACCAATGAAGAAAACTACCTGATGCAGAAGTTCGCACGGGTAGTCATGGGCACCAACTCGATCGACAACTGCTCACGTGTCTGTCACTCCCCTTCCGCCCATGCGCTGGGACAAGCCTTGGGAACAGGTGCGGGGACCAATAGTTTTCAGGATGTTCATGAGTCGGATGTCATCATGATCGTCGGGGCGAACCCGACCGAAGCCCACCCGGTGTTTGGTGCTCGCATCAAACAGGCGGTACTCAAGGGTTGCAAGCTCATCATTCTCGACCCTCGAAACACTGAGTTAGCCAGACTCAGCGACGTACATATTCCGCTCCGTCCCGGATCAAACGTGGCCGTCATCAATGCGATGCAGCATGTATTGATTACCGAAAATCTGATCGATCCCGACTTCATCGCACAGCATACGGAGGGCTACGAACAACTCCGAAAGGAAATCGCGGACAGCACCCCGGAATGGGCAGCCGAGATTGCTGCAGTTGAGCCGGAATTAATTCGTCAGGCTGCCCGTCTTTATGCCAGCGGTGCGGCGGCCCAGATTCTCTGGGGCCTAGGGGTCACTGAGGCCGGACATGGATCGAACGCGGTTTTCGGGTTGATCAACATGGCGGCCATGACTGGAAATATCGGTCGGCCGGGGACAGGAACCAATCCGATCCGCGGCCAGAACAACGTCCAGGGGGCCAGTGATGTCGGTGCCCTGCCAAATGTCTTCAGCGACTACCGTGCAGTTACAGACCCACAGGCGCGTGCGGATCACCGTGCAATCTGGGGTATCGAGCCGCCATCGAATAAAGGATTGCGCATACCCGATATGTTTGACGCAGCCCACCGCGGCAACCTCAAGGTGATGTACATCCTCGCGGAGGATGTCGCGCAATCAGATCCAAACACCGCGCATGTCCTGAGCGCACTCGAATGCCTTGAGTTTCTTGTCGTTCAAGACATCTTCATGAATGAAACAGCCAAGTTAGCTGATGTTGTACTACCGGGTACGACGTTTCTGGAGAAAAGCGGAACCTTCGTAAATAGCGACCGCCGCATTCAACGTGTGCGACAGGCCATCGAACCACGTCCGGGCACGAGAATTGATGCCGATATCACCAATCAAATCGCAAGAAGGATGGGCGTGGACCTTCAGGCGGACAACGGGCCTGGCACACCTGTCAATCCTTCGAAAGTCATGGATGAGCTATCACGCCTGACTCCCAACTGGGGCGGAGTCAGCTACGAACGCTTGGAAAAACTCGGATTCCTCCAATGGCCCTGTTACAACAAGGATCATCCGGGGACAGAAATCGTACATCAGGATGGCAAGACGCTGCGGCCAAACCAAAAGGCCAAACTAACCGTTACCCACTGGCAGGAACCAGGCGAACTGCCGGATGCGGAATATCCATTCATGCTCACAACCGGACGCATGCTCTTCCACTACAACGTGGGGACAATGACACGCCGCACGGATGTTTCACAACTGCAACGGGCGCGAGAGGAAACACTACGTATCCACCCAAGCGATGCCCGACGGCTCAAAATTACACAAGGAGAAATGGTGCTCGTGACATCGCGTCGTGGCTCAGTCAAGGTTAAAGCAGAAATTACACGCGCCACAAATCCCGGTACGTTATTCATGACTTTTCACTTTCCTGAATCACGCACAAATTTGCTCATCAGCAGCGCGGTGGATGAATTTACGGGTTGCCCGGAGTACAAGGTCAGTGCAGTCAGAGTAGAGAAGATTGAAAAAGCAGACCCATCTGCGCCTCTTCGATCAATGACGGGAGCCAGCGAGGAATTAGCAGGGACAAGATTGAAACCCAACGGCTGATCGTTGGAAAAATATCGCTTACAAATCTTGTTACTGAATTGATGATTGTCCGAGTTGAGATATGAAAGTCATGACTCCCACGCTAACAGTCTGATCCTTCACTTAACCCTTTATCTGATTGAGTTGGGCAGTCAATAACCGTGCAATGGATTCTTTCACGGGTTCAGGTTGTCATCCAGAAGGCATACCAACCATGCGGAGTTCTGATCAATGAGCAGCGGTGGTCCCAATCATGCATCCGCAGCTCGTGAGGTACTCCGTATCGACGGCACGCAATCCTCTCGCACCAGCGATAGGCTCGCCATCGAGGAGCCTCTGGAAATTCGCATCGGTAATGAACCGCTTTCGATCACCATGCGTACACCCGGTCACGATACAGAGCTTGCAGCAGGCTTTTGTTTCACTGAAGGTCTCGTGCGACATGTTGATGATCTCGAAAGTGTCGAAATGTGCGGAGAGGCGACATTCGGCAATGTCGTCATCGTCAAGCTCAGCGATGAAGTGTTGAATCAACGGGCGGCCAAGATCCAGTCCGCGAGACGAGACATCTACATGTCCAGTTCGTGCGGTCTCTGCGGAAAGCAGACTCTCGACCGTATCGAACAGCACATTCCACCTATCCATGGGAAGTTTTGCGTCTCCAGCAACGTGCTCGACACCCTGCCGGAAATTATGCGCAAGTCCCAGGCGACCTTTGACCAGACCGGCGGCCTTCATGCGGCAGGCCTTTTTACCCCGACAG encodes the following:
- the fdhF gene encoding formate dehydrogenase subunit alpha, with amino-acid sequence MIKANPDVTPKIKALIDGVEVNVSAGTTILTALRSLGKEVPTLCYSDRLAPYGACRTCLVEVEGRKPVASCHTPVAAGAHYKTHTPLLTRLRRNITELIVSDHPLECLDCTANGRCDLQKLAQQVGLRTPRYENPRVHTPPNDDSHPFIKLEMSKCIGCGKCARACDEIQGSFILGMSGRGYDVKVIAGNDTSFEKADCVSCGQCVYECPVAALEEPGTRLFGLPDKQVATTCSYCGVGCSLIVNVKDGSVVNIEPNPKGSANKGHTCVKGRFAHQFAHSKDRLHTPLIKVRNADGSSGGFREASWDEALDLIAREFTKTKQKYGPDSFAAISSSRCTNEENYLMQKFARVVMGTNSIDNCSRVCHSPSAHALGQALGTGAGTNSFQDVHESDVIMIVGANPTEAHPVFGARIKQAVLKGCKLIILDPRNTELARLSDVHIPLRPGSNVAVINAMQHVLITENLIDPDFIAQHTEGYEQLRKEIADSTPEWAAEIAAVEPELIRQAARLYASGAAAQILWGLGVTEAGHGSNAVFGLINMAAMTGNIGRPGTGTNPIRGQNNVQGASDVGALPNVFSDYRAVTDPQARADHRAIWGIEPPSNKGLRIPDMFDAAHRGNLKVMYILAEDVAQSDPNTAHVLSALECLEFLVVQDIFMNETAKLADVVLPGTTFLEKSGTFVNSDRRIQRVRQAIEPRPGTRIDADITNQIARRMGVDLQADNGPGTPVNPSKVMDELSRLTPNWGGVSYERLEKLGFLQWPCYNKDHPGTEIVHQDGKTLRPNQKAKLTVTHWQEPGELPDAEYPFMLTTGRMLFHYNVGTMTRRTDVSQLQRAREETLRIHPSDARRLKITQGEMVLVTSRRGSVKVKAEITRATNPGTLFMTFHFPESRTNLLISSAVDEFTGCPEYKVSAVRVEKIEKADPSAPLRSMTGASEELAGTRLKPNG
- the fdhD gene encoding formate dehydrogenase accessory sulfurtransferase FdhD — its product is MSSGGPNHASAAREVLRIDGTQSSRTSDRLAIEEPLEIRIGNEPLSITMRTPGHDTELAAGFCFTEGLVRHVDDLESVEMCGEATFGNVVIVKLSDEVLNQRAAKIQSARRDIYMSSSCGLCGKQTLDRIEQHIPPIHGKFCVSSNVLDTLPEIMRKSQATFDQTGGLHAAGLFTPTGELRVIREDVGRHNAVDKVAGWAVLTNQIPLDPAILLVSGRASFEIIQKAAMAGIAMVCAVSAPSGLAVDFAARVGMTLVGFLRPGRMNVYHDRGRITQ